A genomic segment from uncultured Marinifilum sp. encodes:
- a CDS encoding polysaccharide lyase family 7 protein, translating to MLKSFKNIILLVISLSVSMTNISCQSSSDDAVEDTPEIITPEEQEDDYKLPNIDLSNWKVTLPIGNPTEVLPPEILDYATNETLKPFMYNDSIEGALVFYTYPGATTNNTSYSRTELRELMNPEDKGKTNWTFAQGGYMRGTLAMSDISKDDDGDYHRAIIMQIHGRLTDEQRDLIGEDDNNAPPMLKIYWTDGAVRVKTKVLKDLNASYEELLETDAWGDDDGYTFSESVGFGKFTLEVKVSDGRMEVILNDKESVVYDDIHIEKWGVFENYFKAGNYLVTKDSDAFSKVQYYELEVSH from the coding sequence ATGCTTAAGTCATTTAAAAATATAATTTTACTGGTGATCAGTTTGTCTGTTTCAATGACAAATATTAGCTGTCAGAGCTCATCTGATGATGCAGTAGAGGATACACCAGAAATCATTACTCCTGAAGAACAGGAAGATGATTATAAATTACCAAATATTGATTTAAGCAACTGGAAAGTAACACTTCCGATTGGAAATCCAACGGAAGTGTTACCTCCCGAAATATTGGATTATGCAACAAATGAAACATTAAAACCTTTCATGTATAACGACTCTATCGAAGGAGCCTTGGTGTTTTACACTTATCCTGGAGCAACAACTAACAATACTTCTTATTCAAGAACTGAATTGAGAGAGTTGATGAATCCTGAGGATAAGGGGAAAACGAATTGGACATTTGCTCAGGGTGGATATATGAGGGGAACATTGGCTATGTCCGATATTTCTAAAGATGACGACGGAGACTATCATCGAGCCATAATTATGCAAATTCATGGTAGGTTAACAGATGAGCAGAGAGATTTGATTGGAGAGGATGATAATAATGCTCCTCCAATGTTAAAGATATATTGGACCGATGGAGCTGTTAGAGTTAAAACAAAAGTTCTAAAAGATCTTAATGCTTCTTATGAAGAGTTACTTGAAACAGATGCTTGGGGAGATGATGATGGATATACTTTTTCTGAATCTGTTGGTTTTGGAAAATTCACATTAGAAGTGAAAGTATCAGATGGAAGAATGGAAGTGATTTTAAATGATAAAGAGTCGGTAGTTTATGATGATATCCATATTGAAAAATGGGGAGTGTTTGAAAACTATTTTAAGGCTGGGAATTATTTAGTTACAAAAGATTCTGATGCGTTTTCAAAAGTACAATACTATGAATTAGAAGTAAGTCATTAA
- a CDS encoding PKD domain-containing protein encodes MNNNILNLKLNQSSVWKMMLLVIAFSFTACDFEYDLPEANSKADETAPSAYFTYAQGQGTEDEWKDYTFSNLSNSATDYVWDFGDGNTSTDKDGKNTYAGEGTYTVTLTSSDKLGVSSSYSETIEVVEPEAPSAIIPVILENSFEDLALPDGTGDGRDSWRNDFGGVIQITSSPVQDGSQAAKFPSAGDRVAYQDGIAVSPNTDYILTYYYTMKSGTGNLTVNVLGGTITDLSEVAGASLGEHVGTDTTDPDTYVKVSIPFNTGTNGTVAILITNEGVECRADLLEIEVAPEN; translated from the coding sequence ATGAATAATAACATATTAAATTTAAAACTAAATCAAAGCTCTGTTTGGAAAATGATGCTCTTAGTAATAGCATTTTCCTTTACAGCTTGTGATTTTGAATACGATTTGCCAGAAGCAAATTCTAAGGCAGATGAAACGGCACCAAGTGCATATTTTACGTATGCTCAAGGTCAGGGGACTGAAGATGAATGGAAAGATTATACTTTCTCAAATTTATCGAATAGTGCTACCGACTATGTATGGGATTTTGGAGATGGTAATACATCAACAGATAAAGATGGTAAAAATACCTATGCGGGTGAAGGAACCTATACAGTAACATTAACTTCTTCCGATAAACTTGGAGTAAGTAGTTCTTATTCAGAAACTATTGAGGTTGTTGAACCGGAAGCTCCATCAGCAATTATTCCAGTTATTTTAGAAAATAGTTTTGAAGATTTGGCTTTACCTGACGGAACTGGTGATGGTAGAGATTCGTGGAGAAATGACTTTGGAGGTGTAATCCAAATTACCTCTAGCCCTGTTCAGGATGGGTCGCAAGCAGCGAAGTTTCCTTCAGCCGGTGATAGAGTAGCTTACCAGGATGGCATTGCTGTTTCTCCAAATACCGATTACATACTTACGTATTACTATACTATGAAGAGTGGTACTGGTAATCTAACAGTTAATGTTTTGGGTGGAACAATAACAGATTTATCCGAAGTAGCAGGTGCTTCATTAGGTGAACATGTTGGAACAGATACTACTGATCCAGATACTTACGTAAAAGTATCAATTCCTTTTAATACCGGAACTAACGGAACAGTTGCTATCCTTATCACCAATGAAGGTGTTGAGTGTCGCGCAGATTTATTAGAAATTGAGGTAGCACCAGAAAACTAA
- a CDS encoding RagB/SusD family nutrient uptake outer membrane protein: MTKYISKIAVLLILVVFTACEDSFLSPEPTGVISSSDFFSDDTELESAILNMYDGIQGVNSTSTDDNHGVMYEFYLTEMRSDNTETKSSEGEDAQFESFSVEATNGRVVDYYDSYYNIIYRANLVLENLEVASEGAKGAFEGEAKFVRAYAYFNLVRLFGDIPLVDKVIDPSDSETSYTRVATSTIYELIESDLQTAIANLDNTYKGRASKAAAQALLAKVYLTQGENYDLAQGLCEEVMGSGFALEPNFKDVFFNELNNEIIFAIEYIGDVVDDSQNFSAEWLNAVGRTSGVNFVTADARAALDAMGGDRTMYSYRQDALQTEKYQVVKYLPNGDSDLGIEATSSDPQKAGNDWIILRYADVLLMHVEAIMAGANETTSSTAIASFMEVRNRAGITDMVTNITKEDLLNERRVELAFENHRFFDLVRFGMAQDVLSAFSLATGGSFSSTDLLLPIPQREINLSKGLLTQNPGY, encoded by the coding sequence ATGACCAAATATATAAGCAAAATAGCAGTGCTTCTAATACTAGTTGTATTCACTGCTTGTGAAGACTCTTTTTTGAGTCCGGAACCTACGGGTGTTATATCTTCCTCAGACTTCTTTTCAGATGATACCGAATTAGAGTCAGCAATACTAAATATGTATGATGGTATTCAGGGAGTTAACTCTACAAGTACAGATGATAATCATGGTGTAATGTATGAGTTTTATTTAACAGAAATGAGAAGCGACAATACCGAAACTAAGAGTAGTGAAGGTGAAGATGCACAGTTCGAAAGCTTTTCTGTTGAAGCAACCAATGGTAGAGTTGTAGATTACTATGATAGTTATTATAACATTATTTATAGAGCTAATTTAGTTTTAGAAAATTTAGAAGTTGCTTCTGAAGGTGCTAAAGGTGCTTTTGAAGGTGAAGCAAAGTTTGTAAGAGCTTATGCATATTTTAATCTGGTAAGACTATTTGGTGATATTCCTTTAGTTGATAAAGTAATTGATCCATCTGATTCTGAAACTTCATACACAAGAGTAGCGACATCAACAATTTACGAATTGATTGAGTCAGATTTACAAACAGCAATAGCAAATCTTGATAATACCTATAAAGGAAGAGCTTCAAAAGCAGCTGCTCAGGCATTATTAGCTAAAGTATATTTAACTCAAGGTGAAAATTATGACTTGGCACAAGGTTTATGCGAAGAGGTAATGGGTAGTGGCTTTGCTTTAGAGCCTAATTTTAAAGATGTATTCTTTAATGAACTCAATAACGAAATTATTTTTGCCATTGAATACATTGGAGATGTAGTAGATGATAGCCAGAACTTCTCTGCTGAATGGTTAAATGCAGTTGGTAGAACTAGTGGTGTTAACTTTGTTACTGCTGATGCTCGTGCTGCTTTGGATGCAATGGGAGGAGACAGAACCATGTATTCTTACCGTCAGGATGCATTGCAAACTGAAAAGTATCAGGTTGTAAAATACCTTCCAAATGGAGATAGTGATTTAGGAATTGAAGCTACTTCGAGTGATCCTCAAAAAGCCGGAAACGACTGGATTATATTACGTTATGCGGATGTTTTGTTAATGCACGTTGAAGCAATTATGGCTGGAGCTAATGAAACAACAAGTTCTACGGCAATTGCTTCATTTATGGAAGTGAGAAACAGAGCGGGTATTACCGATATGGTAACAAACATTACTAAAGAAGATCTATTGAACGAACGTAGAGTAGAGTTGGCATTCGAAAATCACAGATTTTTTGATTTAGTGCGTTTTGGAATGGCACAAGATGTGTTATCAGCTTTTTCATTAGCAACAGGAGGTAGTTTTTCATCAACTGATTTATTGTTACCAATACCTCAGAGAGAAATTAACTTAAGTAAAGGATTACTAACGCAAAATCCTGGATACTAA
- a CDS encoding TonB-dependent receptor, which translates to MKRKILMLMVLLTGFSSFLFAQQTITGNVVDKKDNSPLIGVSVYEKGTTNGTVTDFDGNYTLSVTGSESILVFSFVGYETIEKLAASLATIDVAMASDTESLEEVVVVGYGTQKKSHLTGAISKVVNEDMEQVAVARVDDALVGKISGVSIQATDGGAGTAPTIRIRGTGSISGSSDPLIVVDGLVVDSDYLGNLDMNDVASFEVLKDAASAAIYGSRGANGVIMITSKEGKAGKTKFNYNSYIGFKEAHKSDAYDFSLAETAAAEEAAMGTVSDKTRYKQMIGVDRSWQDVIFNGGTIQNHSLSARGGNENTKFSTALNYSHDEGVLLTDDYKKYSLKLKLDTKISDKFSMGVNLTPSYSNRRRFDGSTHDILRQTVWLPVYHDENTIQYVDRNTYPDVQVGDYANQRHFDNYILDGNEVDISNTSNVNPAAKVLERDYTYKKFKLYGSVYGKYKIAKGLNFKTTVGGSFQNTDVRRWQGPLAHRNGADNTQLYESNQNRIHLVNDNFFNYSQRFGDHDISAILGVSVETWDTEFSSMSGTDYAFDYIQNMSAAGTISSAESGDYEERLLSFTSRVNYAYKDKYLASASFRRDGSSRFGSDTKYGNFTAFSLGWRLTEEDFLKDVSFIDNLKLRFSYGVTGNNAIDTDNVYEEHYPYLALLETSSAVVNGAVVTGFNAVNIANPDLGWEKSVEFNPGIDFMFFNGLIAGSLDYYKRTSDDLILNSPLSTSTGFNATLINRGEVENSGIEIELRSRVNITEDLTWTGTLLASKNENKLNDFAESNGQIQSVDSKRAAEWINLEGLPISSFYGWVVDKDIPLEYINNPYHPVGGEAQDVYVKDLNGDGIIDDEDKAVLGNPYPELIWSFSSDLKYKNFDFSFMFQGSHGAEVRNMGDQYIFNQFNSSQDYDPAITPNQQYIKQKIFTDDIIQDASYIALRNVNIGYSFGNEVLGRTFIEKARVYVSAQNLFYFTADDYTGFNPESIDSTSPTTYGYQRAGSPVYRTISVGVNLDF; encoded by the coding sequence ATGAAAAGAAAAATCCTAATGCTAATGGTTTTATTAACAGGATTCTCTTCCTTTTTGTTTGCTCAGCAAACGATTACGGGGAATGTTGTTGATAAGAAAGACAATTCGCCTTTAATAGGTGTGAGTGTATATGAAAAGGGTACTACAAATGGTACTGTTACCGATTTTGATGGAAATTACACCTTAAGTGTAACCGGATCCGAGAGTATTTTAGTATTCTCATTTGTTGGATATGAAACAATAGAGAAACTTGCAGCAAGTTTAGCTACTATAGATGTAGCAATGGCTTCTGATACTGAAAGTTTAGAGGAAGTTGTTGTTGTGGGTTATGGTACTCAGAAAAAATCACATCTTACGGGAGCTATTTCGAAAGTTGTGAATGAAGACATGGAACAAGTAGCGGTAGCTCGTGTTGATGATGCCTTGGTTGGTAAAATATCAGGTGTTAGCATTCAAGCTACTGATGGAGGAGCAGGTACTGCGCCAACTATTAGAATTAGAGGAACAGGATCTATTAGTGGTAGTTCTGATCCACTAATTGTTGTTGATGGTCTTGTTGTTGATTCGGATTACCTTGGTAACTTGGATATGAATGATGTAGCTTCATTTGAAGTTTTAAAAGATGCTGCTTCGGCTGCAATTTATGGTTCAAGGGGTGCGAATGGTGTAATCATGATTACATCAAAAGAAGGTAAAGCAGGAAAAACCAAATTTAACTACAATTCTTATATTGGTTTTAAGGAAGCTCACAAAAGTGATGCTTATGACTTTTCTTTAGCCGAAACCGCTGCTGCCGAAGAGGCCGCTATGGGAACTGTTTCTGATAAAACACGCTATAAGCAAATGATAGGTGTTGATAGATCTTGGCAAGATGTTATTTTTAATGGTGGTACAATACAAAATCACTCTCTTAGTGCAAGAGGTGGAAACGAGAATACTAAATTTAGTACTGCTTTAAATTATTCACATGATGAGGGTGTTCTTCTAACGGATGATTATAAAAAATACAGCCTGAAATTAAAATTAGATACCAAGATTTCAGATAAATTCTCGATGGGTGTAAATTTAACACCTTCTTATTCAAACAGAAGAAGATTTGATGGCTCAACACATGATATTTTACGTCAAACTGTTTGGTTGCCAGTGTATCATGACGAGAATACGATTCAGTACGTTGATAGAAACACTTATCCTGATGTACAAGTAGGCGATTACGCAAATCAGCGTCATTTTGATAATTATATATTGGATGGTAACGAAGTAGACATTAGTAATACTTCAAATGTAAATCCTGCAGCTAAAGTATTGGAAAGAGATTATACTTATAAGAAATTCAAATTGTATGGTAGTGTTTATGGAAAGTATAAAATTGCTAAGGGCTTAAACTTTAAAACTACAGTTGGAGGTTCGTTCCAAAATACTGATGTTAGAAGATGGCAAGGACCTTTAGCACACAGAAATGGTGCTGATAACACTCAGTTGTATGAGTCAAACCAAAATAGAATTCATTTGGTTAATGATAACTTCTTTAATTATAGTCAACGATTTGGTGATCATGATATCAGCGCTATTTTAGGTGTGTCGGTAGAAACTTGGGATACTGAATTTTCAAGTATGTCGGGAACAGACTATGCATTTGATTACATTCAAAACATGAGTGCAGCAGGTACAATTAGCTCTGCTGAGTCTGGTGATTATGAAGAGCGTTTATTATCCTTCACAAGTAGGGTAAACTATGCCTATAAAGATAAATATTTAGCATCAGCTAGTTTCAGACGTGATGGTAGTTCACGTTTCGGATCGGATACTAAATATGGTAATTTCACAGCATTCTCATTAGGTTGGAGACTTACCGAAGAAGATTTCTTAAAAGACGTTAGTTTTATTGATAACTTAAAACTACGATTTAGTTATGGTGTGACTGGTAACAATGCAATTGATACTGATAATGTTTATGAAGAGCATTATCCATACTTGGCATTGCTGGAAACATCTTCGGCAGTTGTAAATGGAGCTGTTGTTACAGGTTTTAACGCTGTAAATATTGCAAACCCTGATTTGGGATGGGAAAAATCAGTAGAATTTAATCCTGGTATTGATTTTATGTTCTTTAATGGCTTGATTGCAGGTTCATTGGATTATTACAAGAGAACTAGTGATGACCTAATTTTAAATAGTCCTCTTTCAACATCTACTGGTTTTAATGCGACTTTAATTAATAGAGGTGAGGTAGAGAATAGTGGTATTGAAATAGAATTAAGATCAAGAGTAAATATAACTGAAGATTTGACTTGGACTGGTACATTATTAGCTTCTAAGAATGAAAACAAGTTGAATGATTTTGCAGAATCAAATGGTCAAATTCAAAGTGTTGACTCAAAAAGAGCTGCTGAATGGATTAACTTAGAAGGCCTGCCAATTTCATCTTTCTATGGTTGGGTAGTCGATAAAGATATACCATTGGAATACATTAACAATCCTTATCATCCGGTAGGTGGCGAAGCCCAGGATGTATATGTGAAAGATTTAAATGGTGATGGTATTATTGATGATGAAGATAAAGCAGTTCTAGGTAATCCTTATCCAGAATTAATCTGGAGTTTCTCTAGTGATTTGAAATATAAAAATTTCGATTTCAGCTTCATGTTCCAGGGATCACATGGTGCCGAGGTTAGAAACATGGGAGATCAGTATATCTTCAATCAATTTAATAGTAGTCAGGATTATGATCCGGCAATAACACCTAATCAACAGTATATTAAACAAAAAATATTCACAGACGACATTATTCAGGATGCATCTTATATTGCATTAAGAAATGTGAATATTGGTTACTCATTTGGAAATGAAGTGTTGGGAAGAACTTTCATTGAAAAAGCAAGAGTATATGTGTCTGCACAGAACTTATTCTATTTTACTGCGGATGATTATACAGGTTTTAATCCTGAGTCTATAGACAGTACTTCTCCAACTACTTATGGTTATCAGAGAGCGGGATCTCCTGTATATAGAACAATAAGTGTGGGTGTTAACCTTGATTTTTAA